Proteins from a single region of Plasmodium brasilianum strain Bolivian I chromosome 13, whole genome shotgun sequence:
- a CDS encoding liver specific protein 1, producing the protein MTEIPLNECHIYLKDIAQGAVDSSSLSQSSSSSPSPSFAKTLEGPVELLTVIKPQSDCDILKKIIIQRIIHHEPMSNKQSKDGNFSPEGNSIQKFPECSHRICHSCFNSLPLIHFNYPSGGLYCMARPTYENNSYNKYDFNEKFINLSYDKNCLICIPSSAINNFLCNLNQDDNSEKEYNQNVNNDFHTYKKIYIHSDTCLNCDPKNNHIFSFLHNSKTCPYCKHNKTFKKENSSSKTVSTFNADASQQNDIHGQGVSNFIIVNDNENLETVSNEEDGNENKEKPSFINRLHNASGGDTKEDNRKYGTYMYSSEGDSRKYDDKVDMKGNNNSEVHNGLSNRIVYLSSSCFDTTKLKVVGRDDQDEDEGEDINNIDVVKEYVGKEDTGRGAVDSRGANSSGEHISGPDNSDSDENLSQEEIDDLDKEKLEIEDENFKQQEDSKFYSSNQTNEVGNSNMSYLRKLYYNTVHEQGNNMDNNEEEVFLFNIRFIYKTSFFGKKKIVNAYLKTSKVDISYNKEKILYLFENLFKKVFKDIDYKIKESLVHLSPIIEDYEITGYDMDFGKVQAHYAGSINMFKHSIFDLQNMAIYFISPDEKYILLEDVIREIHEEKEGRGSYYKLHHDENVDTPSEEKNVIDSVIEEQEGEDSSDTHDLEELSTDEQKEETQEMEEEEEEEQEEGIEDETEETDAQEKEKDTLEKEKDVNAKNKDEQEKEQDIPTYYSIPAGRENEDNKSTYNLDLLKILATYGSLLSKKDMKDINDNIKNITVDKKIINGSEIIEIIIKKDQKVLEKDISEERKKEKGDDEKHESISIDGDEGIHDINETVKKYMDKYFSVHDVPIYYIEDMHISKNTIYVTSDVNCDLDMLKMSILGICNITNKSIEDYNFFLVHKDIKLYDPSKLQEIPSFIRNVQELYKYSKSLDMKIVIASIHEEDINSLKPKSFHYLYESNKEDISFIREKGEETESSEKDEQDGEREGDKILGKIPHMDALNMQENSKYESPGDISKSYVADNVIFGRETLMNGLVERNEEEESQSIYNTSEEDVKYINKEITILEDEEYYRKGNYYNFFEIYIDNPTRKMSITNAPILKTYTLNLFIIDIMNKIMHVPSTFINTESYRKGMCILDIHKCLEYYSYNSKSKVISSLVFEKFITLYEVLKYLGTRDEHLLIRNKISEDCIGVDNLKDIKYPASINLKDSKFIHLEIPLFYLDERSNFFHDKITLMNVPENLTVSELCTSIKNILNEALTSFNVNTVMDIQVYTITDKQWQNVPENTSIYDIKMNFHNLYTLFIKNQFLSKNNFQELSNLIIDFSDNQMYVKKLDIYIDYNFSPYTLYNLPIHASSNHIKYLLLRNIHSFLSDSFANEFFFTYNKMYVIKSYSEIRGSENAEDEEVYIYEGDESKDSKKITYLFLLNMLSRFYKIKFNSSRMLENVISELFELSGKSSSENPLVEVRKSSKKVKNIEIHLANDSSGSSTGSSSATESTSNNKILVKNVPLGLLVWKFINILMKGTFNVPIEDKEKLYNLFALVPKDKEKVQNHDYYFSTIPGYTIEEVLKIMDKNNILLIKAYPEKLNRIRNSEHFEGYIEFNLDSLPSVIDFNNPIGSLSFYVNYKNKNKITHIINVPENITTDKLLKTILLDMYSKWQKLPKDEKIKFSLFRNNNEITDMKEYINSGEGAQLRTFISLKKKRSDSNTNNNTSINSMNHKFYKKKYVDLDKISEVDSMNLSDAELKAAQLYDNVLREILVKDYIDFNNISISGYTMTIYIFDGTTYQPTFIYNVPLSSTNKDVINFLLIKANHINTKRLVDEFLLLNEESFNLLKTKTFIEQNVVFIGELTELINLDRSKLYLVQKPLFNPLDDLFKNIANKSYDFKSEKRGVLNVSEEKGNLNLNIMFSKNKKRVISVQNIPHNMYITEFLRFAIGYQRKWIYKFVNFYIMKDSEKYVLNDTCDVIRHGRTISEIFKICKSGYPCTLHIDISLKDHHNETKAAHSTDSAYFIRPTDNEDKYKNLVILKELRKKILADEMDYTTTTNTNNNINNQKINLASINFEYNAGLYEKYIFGSSRIINIPKSYTVGDVLSYIKKKVKEDTKIKSVYELELKIIFNDAYITIPKELNMEYVINYYFINTPSIVSISDDNPFNIVHLTLYDTIIDIKNDIFVKKSIPMYIKNGKSLQNVKLKNIPVSITEDQLITYLLTYLTQNTEVINFIRDNTSICVYPRCDPVYIHHEKQQLCFISSLSYHIALKNICYLTTVESYEDFYSKMGHFEFIYDRSKYFSEIKAQSSSKKSSNVDDIMNLDMNIHFPNIERTVRVKNFNMNMQIEDLLEKIFQSVTTKSFRWGELFTFLGNTSRINEQMDERKIEKKVRTFRDYLNEEGNISFIYKPENNEIHDYLMHRIVYLPSLINYQTKYISLQTSINGYQNSSTILNGFPDYLTPKFMLTLIQYNLFRLIDKTYLKVFGCSYEYCINEDEFINYTNELFTKKNDNLAAYTLKSENSKQQMKLILRIKKKETRQIDTIRNLLSMELNISCQQLTNEEDMEECNDIISSLNTSHIFWRNSVLGFMANSIVIKDYYNNTLMLPYIDYGVNEKILIQNILNSINISPYLYKLFELTHVDKVCVSYIKKLKNIIPHIQCLLSYGFTVFFDLHHNSKFDQYNGFKLGTESSDITHIHPFQDILEKHFVEFFIHNHDGTHVFVKNVYRDLTVSILLNELSKARCHIHSLKYNQVSNFYKLVYVLNDNEQHDISPEISMEDVYDLVIKHSKANFSLRIVKRDDNKRGSDKRSDKSSDMNNDKNSDMNNDKSSDMNNDKNSDMNNDKSSDMNSDKSSDMNSDKSSDMNSDKSRDMNRDKSSDDNESTVEGDLPDMYLSPYPKIIDLSQNEFQVLMFLQLKPLEMDNMLRGLSTPRIIINSVLASTPILSLKEYLMVLFKDYFERMEISQNYYTKFYEFDIDLLIINFNPITKKIYKVNSDILNNLTVSNFYRVYYNAYLVLQLDKVKIFKSHLYDDFISYFSTVVIDFSFHKIQK; encoded by the coding sequence ATGACAGAGATACCCCTCAATGAATGTCACATATATTTGAAAGATATTGCACAAGGAGCGGTGGATTCATCATCTTTATCACAATCATCGTCGTCATCGCCTTCCCCATCTTTTGCAAAAACGCTTGAGGGTCCAGTTGAGCTTTTAACAGTGATAAAACCACAGTCAGATtgtgatatattaaaaaaaataataatccaAAGGATTATACATCATGAACCGATGAGTAATAAACAATCAAAAGATGGGAATTTTTCTCCTGAAGGAAATTCTATACAAAAATTTCCCGAATGTTCTCATCGCATTTGTCATTCTTGCTTTAATTCTTTACCgctaatacattttaattatcCATCGGGTGGTTTGTATTGTATGGCACGTCCTacttatgaaaataattcatataataaatatgattttaatgaaaaatttattaatttaagttATGACAAAAATTGCCTTATATGTATTCCCAGTAGTGccataaacaattttttgtGTAATTTAAATCAAGATGACAATTCAGAAAAGGAATATAACCAAAATGTCAACAATGATTTTCAtacttacaaaaaaatttacatacaCAGTGATACATGTCTAAATTGTGATCCtaaaaataatcatattttttcttttcttcataATAGTAAAACATGTCCATATTGTAAACATAACAAAACattcaaaaaagaaaatagtaGCTCTAAAACCGTAAGCACGTTTAACGCAGATGCTTCACAACAAAATGATATACATGGACAGGGTGTATCAAACTTTATCATTGTAAAcgataatgaaaatttggAAACAGTTTCAAATGAAGAGGAtggaaatgaaaataaggaaaaaccATCTTTTATAAATAGACTTCATAATGCAAGTGGGGGCGATACAAAAGAAGATAACAGAAAATATggcacatatatgtacagtaGTGAAGGGGACTCAAGGAAATACGACGATAAAGTTGACATGAAAGGAAACAATAATAGTGAAGTACATAATGGATTAAGCAACCGTATAGTTTATCTAAGTAGTAGCTGCTTTGACACGACCAAGTTAAAGGTAGTTGGCCGTGATGATCAAGATGAAGATGAAGGGGAGGATATAAATAACATCGATGTAGTTAAGGAATATGTAGGTAAGGAAGATACAGGTAGGGGTGCAGTAGATAGCAGGGGTGCAAACAGTAGCGGTGAACATATAAGCGGTCCAGATAACAGCGATTCAGATGAGAATTTATCACAAGAAGAAATCGACGATCTAGATAAGGAAAAACTTGAAATAGAAGACGAAAATTTCAAACAACAAGAAGATTCCAAATTTTACAGTTCTAATCAAACAAATGAAGTGGGTAATAGTAATATGAGCTACTtgagaaaattatattataacacTGTTCATGAACAGGGTAATAATATGGATAATAATGAAGAGgaagtttttcttttcaatataagattcatatataaaactagtttttttggaaaaaaaaaaatagtaaatgcGTACTTAAAAACATCAAAGGTAGATATTAGCTacaacaaagaaaaaatactttatttatttgaaaatttatttaaaaaagtattcaAAGACATagattataaaattaaagaatcATTGGTACATTTGTCCCCAATAATAGAAGACTATGAGATTACAGGATATGATATGGATTTTGGGAAAGTACAAGCTCATTATGCAGGatctataaatatgtttaagCATTCAATTTTTGATCTTCAGAATATggctatttattttattagtccagatgaaaaatatatattattagaagATGTGATAAGAGAAATACATGAAGAAAAGGAAGGAAGAGgttcatattataaattacatcATGATGAAAATGTAGATACTCCTTcagaggaaaaaaatgttatcgATTCAGTAATTGAGGAACAAGAAGGAGAGGATAGTTCAGATACTCACGACTTGGAAGAATTATCTACGGACGAACAGAAAGAGGAGACGCAGGAGATGGAAGAAGAGGAGGAAGAAGAGCAAGAGGAGGGAATTGAAGATGAAACGGAAGAGACGGATGCACAGGAGAAAGAGAAGGATACACTTGAGAAGGAGAAAGATGTGAATGCGAAAAATAAAGACGAGCAAGAAAAGGAACAGGACATTCCAACGTACTATAGCATTCCAGCAGGAAGGGAAAACGAAGATAATAAATCTACATATAATTTGGATCtacttaaaattttagcAACCTACGGTAGTCTATTGTCAAAGAAGGACATGAAAGATATAAAcgacaatataaaaaacataacgGTTgacaagaaaataataaatggaaGTGAAATTATAGagataataattaaaaaggatCAAAAAGTTctagaaaaagatatatctGAAGAACgtaagaaagaaaaaggagaTGACGAAAAGCATGAATCTATATCTATTGATGGGGATGAAGGAATTCACGATATTAACGAGAcagtgaaaaaatatatggataaatattttagtgTTCATGATGTaccaatatattatattgaagatatgcatatttcaaaaaacaCAATATATGTTACATCTGATGTAAATTGTGATTTAGATATGCTTAAAATGAGTATTTTAGGTATTTGTAATATTACTAATAAATCTATAGaagattataatttttttttagtacaCAAAGACATAAAATTGTATGACCCTAGTAAACTTCAAGAAATACCATCATTCATAAGGAATGTGCAAGAATTGTACAAGTATAGTAAATCATTAGATATGAAAATAGTCATTGCATCAATACATGAGGAAGATATAAATAGTTTAAAACCTAAAAGCTTTCATTATTTGTATGAATCTAATAAGGAGGATATTTCTTTCATAAGAGAAAAAGGGGAAGAAACCGAATCGAGCGAAAAGGATGAACAAGATGGTGAACGAGAGGGGGATAAAATATTGGGGAAGATACCCCATATGGATGCACTTAACATGCAggaaaattcaaaatatgaaTCACCTGGAGATATTTCTAAAAGCTATGTTGCGGATAATGTTATATTTGGAAGAGAAACACTAATGAACGGATTGGTAGAAAGGAATGAAGAGGAAGAAAGtcaaagtatatataatactagTGAGGAagatgtaaaatatataaataaagagaTAACCATTTTAGAAGATGAAGAATATTATAGGAAaggaaattattataatttttttgaaatatatatagataatcCTACGAGAAAAATGAGTATAACAAATGCTCCAATTTTAAAAACGTATACattgaatttatttataattgatattatgaacaaaataatgcATGTGCCTTcaacttttataaatactgAATCTTATAGAAAAGGAATGTGTATATTAGATATTCATAAGTGTCTggaatattattcatataacaGTAAATCGAAGGTCATTAGTTCTTTggtttttgaaaaatttattacattatatgaAGTATTAAAATATCTTGGTACAAGAGACGAACATCTATtgataagaaataaaattagtgAAGATTGTATAGGGGTAGACAACttaaaagatattaaatATCCAGCaagtattaatttaaaagattcaaaatttattcatCTTGAAATACCATTATTCTATTTAGACGAACGTTCTAATTTCTTTCATGATAAAATTACTTTAATGAATGTACCTGAAAATTTAACTGTATCAGAACTATGCACatccataaaaaatatattaaatgaagcTTTAACTTCGTTTAACGTAAATACTGTAATGGATATACAAGTGTATACTATAACAGATAAGCAATGGCAAAATGTACCAGAAAATACAtcaatatatgatataaaaatgaattttcataatttgtataccttatttattaaaaatcagttcttaagtaaaaataattttcaagaattatcaaatttaataattgaTTTTTCAGATAACCAAATGTACGTTAAAAAGttagacatatatatagattaCAACTTTAGTCCTTATACCCTGTATAATTTACCAATACATGCCTCATCtaatcatataaaatatttattattacgtAATATTCATTCGTTTTTATCGGACTCTTTCgcaaatgaatttttttttacctataataaaatgtacgtAATTAAATCCTACTCTGAAATAAGGGGCTCTGAAAATGCAGAAGATGAggaagtatatatttatgaaggAGACGAAAGTAAAgacagtaaaaaaataacctacctctttttattaaatatgctAAGTagattttacaaaataaagttCAATTCGAGTAGGATGCTAGAAAATGTGATATCTGAACTGTTTGAACTCAGCGGGAAAAGCTCTAGCGAAAATCCCTTGGTAGAGGTAAGGAAGTCATccaaaaaggtaaaaaatatagaaatacatCTGGCCAATGATAGCAGTGGGAGCAGCACCGGCAGTAGCAGTGCCACTGAAAGTACTTCTAATAATAAGATACTGGTGAAAAATGTTCCGTTAGGACTACTGGTGTGGAAATTTATCAACATACTGATGAAGGGAACATTCAATGTACCCATAGAAGACAAAGAGAAGTTATATAACCTATTTGCACTAGTTCCAAAAGATAAAGAGAAGGTACAAAATCATGATTATTACTTCAGTACTATCCCAGGATACACCATAGAAGAAGTGCTAAAAATAAtggataaaaataacattcttttaataaaggCATATCCAGAAAAGTTGAATCGTATAAGAAATAGTGAACATTTTGAAGGATATATAGAATTTAACCTTGATTCCTTACCATCTGTAATAGATTTTAATAATCCCATTGGATCCTTAAGCTTTTATGTTAattacaaaaacaaaaataaaataacacatataattaatgtaCCTGAAAATATTACCACAGATAAATTGCTAAAAACAATTCTTTTAGATATGTATTCCAAATGGCAAAAATTAccaaaagatgaaaaaataaaattttcgcTTTTCCGGAACAACAACGAAATAACAGATATGAAGGAGTATATAAATTCTGGAGAAGGTGCACAGCTGCGAACATTTATTTCTttgaagaagaaaagaagtGACTCCAATACTAACAATAATACCAGTATTAACAGTATGAATCAtaagttttataaaaagaaatatgtagACTTAGACAAGATATCAGAAGTTGATTCCATGAATCTATCAGATGCAGAATTAAAAGCAGCACAACTATATGATAATGTGTTGAGAGAAATTCTCGTTAAAGATTATATTGactttaataatatttccatAAGTGGTTATACTATgactatttatatatttgacgGAACAACATACCAACcaacattcatatataatgtacCTTTAAGTTCAACTAATAAGGATGTAATTAACTTTTTACTAATTAAAGCAAATCATATTAATACGAAAAGACTAGTAGATGAATTCCTTCTCCTCAATGAAgaatcatttaatttattaaaaacaaaaactttCATAGAACAAAATGTTGTTTTTATAGGAGAGTTAACAGAACTAATTAATTTAGATAGATCTAAGTTATACCTTGTCCAGAAACCATTATTTAATCCGTTAGatgatttatttaaaaatatagctAACAAAAGCTATGATTTTAAATCAGAAAAAAGGGGTGTTCTCAATGTAAGTGAAGAGAAGGGAAATCTTAATCTTAACATCATgtttagtaaaaataaaaaaagagttaTAAGTGTTCAAAATATTCCtcataatatgtacataaccGAATTTTTAAGATTTGCAATTGGGTATCAAAGAAAATGGATATACAAATTTGtcaatttttacattatgaAAGACAGTGAAAAGTATGTTTTAAATGATACTTGTGATGTTATAAGACACGGTAGGACAATAAGTgagatatttaaaatttgtaaatcTGGTTATCCTTGTACCTTACACATTGACATTAGTTTGAAGGACCATCATAACGAAACCAAAGCTGCGCATTCTACAGATTCTGCATATTTTATACGTCCTACAGATAATGaggataaatataaaaatttagttatattaaaagaattaaggAAGAAAATACTAGCAGATGAAATGGATtatactactactactaatactaataataatattaataatcagaaaataaatttggcTTCCATAAATTTTGAATACAATGCTGGGTTATATGAAAAGTACATCTTTGGTTCTTCAAGAATTATTAACATACCTAAGAGTTATACAGTGGGTGATGTATTATcttatatcaaaaaaaaagtaaaagaagacacaaaaattaaaagtgtATACGAATTAGAATTgaaaatcatttttaatgATGCTTATATTACTATACCAAAGGAATTAAATATGGAATATGTCATcaattattactttattaatACTCCATCTATCGTTTCTATATCAGATGATAACCCATTCAATATTGTTCATCTGACATTATATGACACCattatagatataaaaaatgatatatttgtTAAGAAGAGTATTCcgatgtatataaaaaatggtaaGAGCTTGCAAAatgtgaaattaaaaaatatacccGTTTCTATAACAGAAGATCaattaattacatatttactGACATATTTAACACAAAATACGGAAGTGATTAATTTCATAAGAGATAATACATCTATATGTGTATATCCAAGGTGTGATCCTGTGTATATTCATCATGAGAAGCAGCAGTTATGCTTTATATCTTCCCTATCATATCATAttgctttaaaaaatatttgctaCTTAACAACAGTAGAATCGTATGAAGACTTTTACAGCAAAATGGGGCATTTCGAATTTATTTATGACagatcaaaatattttagtgAAATAAAAGCACAGAGCAGTAGTAAAAAGAGTAGTAATGTAGACGATATTATGAACCTCGATATGAATATCCATTTTCCTAATATTGAAAGAACAGTTcgtgtaaaaaattttaatatgaacATGCAAATAGAAGACTTATTAGAGAAAATATTCCAATCTGTAACAACGAAAAGTTTTAGATGGGGTGAATTATTTACCTTCCTTGGAAATACATCACGAATTAATGAACAGATGGATGAAAGAAAAATCGAAAAAAAAGTGAGAACATTTAGagattatttaaatgaagaagGGAACATatcattcatttataaacctgaaaataacgaaatacATGATTATTTAATGCATAGAATAGTTTATTTACCATCATTGATAAATTATCAAACAAAGTATATATCATTACAAACTAGCATTAATGGTTATCAGAATAGTAGTACCATCTTAAATGGCTTCCCTGATTATTTAACCCCCAAATTTATGCTCACATTAATACAGTATAATCTCTTCAGATTAATAGACAAAACTTATTTAAAAGTTTTTGGATGTTCTTATGAATATTGTATTAACGAAGATGagtttattaattatacGAATGAATTGTTTACTAAGAAGAATGATAACTTAGCGGCATATACTTTAAAAAGTGAGAATTCAAAGCAGCAAATGAAActtattttaagaataaagaaaaaggaaacaaGACAAATTGATACAATAAGGAATTTACTATCCATGGAATTGAACATATCCTGTCAACAGTTAACTAATGAAGAAGATATGGAAGAATGTAATGATATAATATCTTCGCTAAATACTTCTCATATTTTTTGGAGAAATAGTGTTTTAGGTTTTATGGCAAATTCTATAGTAATAAAAgactattataataatactttAATGTTACCATATATTGATTATGGAGTAAATGAAAAGATATTAATTcaaaacatattaaatagTATTAACATCTCaccatatttatataaattatttgaattaaCACATGTAGATAAAGTTTGTGTCagctatataaaaaaattaaaaaatattataccaCATATTCAGTGCTTGTTATCTTATGGATTTACTGTATTTTTTGATTTACATCATAATAGTAAATTTGACCAATATAATGGTTTCAAATTAGGAACTGAATCATCTGATATAACACATATACATCCATTCCAGGATATACTTGAAAAACATTTTGTCGAATTCTTCATACATAACCATGATGGAACTCatgtttttgtaaaaaatgtatacagAGATTTGACCGTATCTATCCTTCTGAATGAATTGTCTAAAGCAAGATGTCACATCCACTCATTAAAGTATAACCAGGTTAGTAACTTTTATAAACTTGTATACGTGCTCAATGATAATGAGCAGCACGACATATCCCCCGAGATTTCCATGGAGGACGTGTACGACTTAGTGATAAAGCATTCCAAAGCAAATTTTTCCTTAAGAATTGTGAAAAGGGATGACAATAAAAGGGGAAGCGATAAGAGAAGCGATAAGAGCAGCGATATGAACAACGATAAGAACAGCGATATGAACAACGATAAGAGCAGCGATATGAACAACGATAAGAACAGCGATATGAACAACGATAAGAGCAGCGATATGAACAGCGATAAAAGTAGCGATATGAACAGCGATAAAAGCAGCGATATGAACAGCGATAAAAGCAGAGATATGAACAGAGATAAAAGCAGCGATGATAACGAAAGTACGGTAGAGGGTGACCTACCAGATATGTACCTCAGCCCCTACCCGAAAATTATTGACCTGAGCCAAAATGAATTCCAAGTTCTCATGTTTTTACAGTTAAAACCACTGGAGATGGATAACATGTTAAGAGGTTTGTCAACACCTCGAATAATAATTAACAGCGTTTTAGCAAGTACACCTATACTGTCTTTAAAAGAATATCTCATGGTATTATTTAAAGATTATTTTGAAAGAATGGAAATTTCTCAAAATTActatacaaaattttatgaatttgatatagatttattaattattaattttaatccTATCacaaagaaaatttataaagtTAATTcagatatattaaataatttaacagTTTCAAACTTTTACAGAGTTTATTATAACGCATACTTAGTACTGCAATTagataaagtaaaaatttttaaatctcATTTATATGATGATTTTATTAGTTATTTCTCAACAGTAGTTATAGACTTttcttttcataaaattcaaaaatag